The following proteins are encoded in a genomic region of Chloroflexota bacterium:
- a CDS encoding 4Fe-4S dicluster domain-containing protein, whose translation MSAHPTLWSSLAEHWRIARRLRRLRIHFDPEKCAGVWQCYEVCPVGCWTPDRARRVAVFHDPERCIACGACVLQCPEKAIELR comes from the coding sequence ATGAGCGCTCACCCCACCCTGTGGTCCTCTCTGGCCGAGCACTGGCGGATCGCCCGTCGCCTGCGGCGGCTGCGGATCCATTTCGATCCGGAGAAGTGCGCTGGGGTCTGGCAATGCTATGAGGTCTGCCCGGTGGGCTGCTGGACGCCCGATCGTGCCCGTCGGGTGGCCGTCTTCCACGATCCGGAGCGATGTATCGCCTGTGGGGCCTGCGTGTTGCAGTGCCCGGAGAAGGCGATCGAGCTGAGGTGA